One Salvelinus fontinalis isolate EN_2023a chromosome 11, ASM2944872v1, whole genome shotgun sequence DNA window includes the following coding sequences:
- the LOC129865905 gene encoding prospero homeobox protein 1-like isoform X3 produces MDSPSDLFGRQSSLISPFDPYPNPSTALDLPRHLTPSGGGHGAPYPGANLSSQPPYPLIHHLLQPGGAPMRSKGQLHLDRYNREEEGMEGEEEEEGMCGRLVGVGGKRLSGDWSYDMMRVKRLRLESLVKGDGEIGLEEEEEEEEKGRRRAERGNREKGREGRRREREELKEQLEEARGRLKALQEKVWKAFGERSAQEEERRWSGGEQEEDGDGEMYKEEEETAKGITEEEVEEEVGEIEDLSLPFIPSSPHFHGIAKQDRKARDHEQRSEEQRNVNGGGGVFLEGVLKRAAVWMGCGVVRGEWERFGGEQKFAQALKQELGSAVARVIDRVLRLYTQNEPLPPSIHPSTLSPGEAGNEGGVWADLRERRGGGLATHDQPPHSNRAPPPHQEQSEALPLITRRPDNRRNHLLPPNNHPNNLTKNPFLPPHSFPPLCQPHPPHHHTHPALLPPNSRHKDSSPFLAPSSCPLPLPLLHYTMQQLFTRSLSHLHPLHKGGVMNSDAYMEGNPFPRHLTPSSSSSHPSFPPLAVMDRLDGGLQHHHERDGGMRGGGRDGGMDSGMYLGPGSSQEGLSPCHLKKAKLMFFYARYPSSNTLKTYFPDVKFNRCVTSQLIKWFSNFREFFYIQMERFARQAARDGAPCLGRDSRETPLRLGRDTELYRILNMHYNKSNDYQIPDRFVEIAELALREFYTAIQTGRDSDPCWKKSIYKIVCKLDSPVPDSFRLPGCPMG; encoded by the exons ATGGATTCCCCTTCTGATCTGTTTGGTCGTCAGTCCTCCCTGATTTCTCCCTTTGACCcgtaccctaacccctccactgCCCTTGACCTCCCCAGACACCTCACACCCTCTGGAGGGGGACACGGTGCACCCTACCCTGGAGCCAACCTCTCCTCCCAACCCCCCTACCCCCTCATTCACCACCTGCTGCAGCCTGGTGGAGCCCCCATGAGGTCCAAGGGGCAATTACACCTAGACAGATATAACAGGGAAgaagaagggatggagggagaggaagaagaggaggggatGTGTGGACGGTTGGTAGGGGTGGGGGGGAAGAGGCTGAGCGGCGACTGGAGTTATGACATGATGAGAGTGAAGCGATTGAGACTGGAGAGTCTAGttaaaggagatggagagataggcttagaggaagaagaagaagaggaggagaaagggagaaggcgtgcggagagggggaacagggagaaagggagggaggggaggagaagggagagagaggagctgaagGAACAGTTGGAAGAGGCGAGAGGAAGACTGAAGGCCTTGCAGGAGAAAGTATGGAAAGCATTCGGAGAGAGATCCgctcaggaggaggagaggaggtggagcggAGGAGAGCAGGAAGAGGATGGTGACGGAGAGATGtacaaagaggaagaggagacggCAAAAGGGATCACTGAAGAAGAAGTGGAAGAGGAGGTGGGAGAAATAGAGGATCTCTCTCTGCCCTtcatcccctcttctccccatTTCCATGGCATCGCTAAACAAGACCGAAAAGCCAGGGATCACGAGCAAAGGAGTGAAGAACAGAGGAACGTGAATGGAGGAGGTGGGGTGTTTTTGGAGGGGGTTCTGAAGAGGGCGGCAGTGTGGATGGGGTGTGGGGTGGTGAGGGGGGAGTGGGAGCGTTTTGGAGGGGAACAGAAGTTTGCCCAAGCTTTGAAACAGGAACTGGGAAGCGCTGTAGCTCGAGTCATCGATAGGGTCCTTCGTCTATACACCCAAAAcgaacctctacctccctccattcatcctTCCACCCTGTCACCCGGAGAGGCAGGGAACGAGGGAGGAGTGTGggcagacctgagagagagacgggggggaggTTTAGCAACACACGACCAACCTCCCCACTCAAACAGAGCTCCGCCCCCCCACCAGGAACAATCTGAAGCGTTGCCATTGATTACCCGTCGCCCCGACAACCGTCGAAACCATCTTCTACCCCCCAACAACCACCCTAACAACCTAACTAAAAACCCTTTTCTTCCTCCTcactccttcccccctctctgccAGCCTCACCCCCCTCACCATCACACCCACCCCGCCCTCCTCCCCCCCAACTCTCGTCATAAggactcctcccccttcctcgcaccctcctcctgcccgctccccctcccccttctccactACACCATGCAACAGCTCTtcactcgttctctctctcaccttcatcCTCTCCACAAAGGGGGCGTTATGAATTCTGATGCTTACATGGAGGGGAACCCTTTCCCCCGccacctcaccccctcctcctcttcctctcatccctccttccctcccctcgcTGTGATGGATCGGCTGGATGGAGGGCTGCAACATCATcatgagagggatggagggatgagaggaggaggaagggacgGTGGGATGGATTCTGGGATGTACCTCGGTCCGGGTTCA TCTCAGGAGGGTTTGTCTCCCTGTCATCTGAAGAAAGCCAAGCTAATGTTCTTCTATGCTCGATACCCCAGCTCTAACACACTCAAGACTTACTTCCCTGATGTCAAG TTCAACCGCTGCGTGACCTCCCAGCTCATCAAGTGGTTCAGTAACTTCCGTGAGTTCTTCTACATCCAGATGGAGCGCTTCGCCAGGCAGGCTGCCCGCGACGGTGCACCCTGCCTGGggagagatagcagagagaccCCCCTACGCCTGGGTCGGGACACTGAGCTCTATCGCATACTGAACATGCATTATAACAAGAGCAACGACTACCAA attccTGACAGGTTTGTGGAGATAGCAGAGTTAGCACTGAGAGAGTTCTACACGGCGATACAGACTGGAAGAGATAGTGACCCCTGCTGGAAAAAATCCATCTACAAGATTGTCTGTAAACTAGACAGCCCTGTTCCGGATAGTTTTAGGCTGCCTGGCTGTCCAATgggctga
- the LOC129865905 gene encoding prospero homeobox protein 1-like isoform X2 — protein MDSPSDLFGRQSSLISPFDPYPNPSTALDLPRHLTPSGGGHGAPYPGANLSSQPPYPLIHHLLQPGGAPMRSKGQLHLDRYNREEEGMEGEEEEEGMCGRLVGVGGKRLSGDWSYDMMRVKRLRLESLVKGDGEIGLEEEEEEEEKGRRRAERGNREKGREGRRREREELKEQLEEARGRLKALQEKVWKAFGERSAQEEERRWSGGEQEEDGDGEMYKEEEETAKGITEEEVEEEVGEIEDLSLPFIPSSPHFHGIAKQDRKARDHEQRSEEQRNVNGGGGVFLEGVLKRAAVWMGCGVVRGEWERFGGEQKFAQALKQELGSAVARVIDRVLRLYTQNEPLPPSIHPSTLSPGEAGNEGGVWADLRERRGGGLATHDQPPHSNRAPPPHQEQSEALPLITRRPDNRRNHLLPPNNHPNNLTKNPFLPPHSFPPLCQPHPPHHHTHPALLPPNSRHKDSSPFLAPSSCPLPLPLLHYTMQQLFTRSLSHLHPLHKGGVMNSDAYMEGNPFPRHLTPSSSSSHPSFPPLAVMDRLDGGLQHHHERDGGMRGGGRDGGMDSGMYLGPGSSQEGLSPCHLKKAKLMFFYARYPSSNTLKTYFPDVKVLHTPSSNTLKTYFPDVKVLHTHSSNTLKTYFPDVKVLHKPSSNTLKTYFPDVKFNRCVTSQLIKWFSNFREFFYIQMERFARQAARDGAPCLGRDSRETPLRLGRDTELYRILNMHYNKSNDYQIPDRFVEIAELALREFYTAIQTGRDSDPCWKKSIYKIVCKLDSPVPDSFRLPGCPMG, from the exons ATGGATTCCCCTTCTGATCTGTTTGGTCGTCAGTCCTCCCTGATTTCTCCCTTTGACCcgtaccctaacccctccactgCCCTTGACCTCCCCAGACACCTCACACCCTCTGGAGGGGGACACGGTGCACCCTACCCTGGAGCCAACCTCTCCTCCCAACCCCCCTACCCCCTCATTCACCACCTGCTGCAGCCTGGTGGAGCCCCCATGAGGTCCAAGGGGCAATTACACCTAGACAGATATAACAGGGAAgaagaagggatggagggagaggaagaagaggaggggatGTGTGGACGGTTGGTAGGGGTGGGGGGGAAGAGGCTGAGCGGCGACTGGAGTTATGACATGATGAGAGTGAAGCGATTGAGACTGGAGAGTCTAGttaaaggagatggagagataggcttagaggaagaagaagaagaggaggagaaagggagaaggcgtgcggagagggggaacagggagaaagggagggaggggaggagaagggagagagaggagctgaagGAACAGTTGGAAGAGGCGAGAGGAAGACTGAAGGCCTTGCAGGAGAAAGTATGGAAAGCATTCGGAGAGAGATCCgctcaggaggaggagaggaggtggagcggAGGAGAGCAGGAAGAGGATGGTGACGGAGAGATGtacaaagaggaagaggagacggCAAAAGGGATCACTGAAGAAGAAGTGGAAGAGGAGGTGGGAGAAATAGAGGATCTCTCTCTGCCCTtcatcccctcttctccccatTTCCATGGCATCGCTAAACAAGACCGAAAAGCCAGGGATCACGAGCAAAGGAGTGAAGAACAGAGGAACGTGAATGGAGGAGGTGGGGTGTTTTTGGAGGGGGTTCTGAAGAGGGCGGCAGTGTGGATGGGGTGTGGGGTGGTGAGGGGGGAGTGGGAGCGTTTTGGAGGGGAACAGAAGTTTGCCCAAGCTTTGAAACAGGAACTGGGAAGCGCTGTAGCTCGAGTCATCGATAGGGTCCTTCGTCTATACACCCAAAAcgaacctctacctccctccattcatcctTCCACCCTGTCACCCGGAGAGGCAGGGAACGAGGGAGGAGTGTGggcagacctgagagagagacgggggggaggTTTAGCAACACACGACCAACCTCCCCACTCAAACAGAGCTCCGCCCCCCCACCAGGAACAATCTGAAGCGTTGCCATTGATTACCCGTCGCCCCGACAACCGTCGAAACCATCTTCTACCCCCCAACAACCACCCTAACAACCTAACTAAAAACCCTTTTCTTCCTCCTcactccttcccccctctctgccAGCCTCACCCCCCTCACCATCACACCCACCCCGCCCTCCTCCCCCCCAACTCTCGTCATAAggactcctcccccttcctcgcaccctcctcctgcccgctccccctcccccttctccactACACCATGCAACAGCTCTtcactcgttctctctctcaccttcatcCTCTCCACAAAGGGGGCGTTATGAATTCTGATGCTTACATGGAGGGGAACCCTTTCCCCCGccacctcaccccctcctcctcttcctctcatccctccttccctcccctcgcTGTGATGGATCGGCTGGATGGAGGGCTGCAACATCATcatgagagggatggagggatgagaggaggaggaagggacgGTGGGATGGATTCTGGGATGTACCTCGGTCCGGGTTCA TCTCAGGAGGGTTTGTCTCCCTGTCATCTGAAGAAAGCCAAGCTAATGTTCTTCTATGCTCGATACCCCAGCTCTAACACACTCAAGACTTACTTCCCTGATGTCAAGGTATTACACACACCCAGCTCTAACACACTCAAGACTTACTTCCCTGATGTCaaggtattacacacacacagctctaacaCACTCAAGACTTACTTCCCTGATGTCAAGGTATTACACAAACCCAGCTCTAACACACTCAAGACTTACTTCCCTGATGTCaag TTCAACCGCTGCGTGACCTCCCAGCTCATCAAGTGGTTCAGTAACTTCCGTGAGTTCTTCTACATCCAGATGGAGCGCTTCGCCAGGCAGGCTGCCCGCGACGGTGCACCCTGCCTGGggagagatagcagagagaccCCCCTACGCCTGGGTCGGGACACTGAGCTCTATCGCATACTGAACATGCATTATAACAAGAGCAACGACTACCAA attccTGACAGGTTTGTGGAGATAGCAGAGTTAGCACTGAGAGAGTTCTACACGGCGATACAGACTGGAAGAGATAGTGACCCCTGCTGGAAAAAATCCATCTACAAGATTGTCTGTAAACTAGACAGCCCTGTTCCGGATAGTTTTAGGCTGCCTGGCTGTCCAATgggctga
- the LOC129865905 gene encoding prospero homeobox protein 1-like isoform X1 translates to MDSPSDLFGRQSSLISPFDPYPNPSTALDLPRHLTPSGGGHGAPYPGANLSSQPPYPLIHHLLQPGGAPMRSKGQLHLDRYNREEEGMEGEEEEEGMCGRLVGVGGKRLSGDWSYDMMRVKRLRLESLVKGDGEIGLEEEEEEEEKGRRRAERGNREKGREGRRREREELKEQLEEARGRLKALQEKVWKAFGERSAQEEERRWSGGEQEEDGDGEMYKEEEETAKGITEEEVEEEVGEIEDLSLPFIPSSPHFHGIAKQDRKARDHEQRSEEQRNVNGGGGVFLEGVLKRAAVWMGCGVVRGEWERFGGEQKFAQALKQELGSAVARVIDRVLRLYTQNEPLPPSIHPSTLSPGEAGNEGGVWADLRERRGGGLATHDQPPHSNRAPPPHQEQSEALPLITRRPDNRRNHLLPPNNHPNNLTKNPFLPPHSFPPLCQPHPPHHHTHPALLPPNSRHKDSSPFLAPSSCPLPLPLLHYTMQQLFTRSLSHLHPLHKGGVMNSDAYMEGNPFPRHLTPSSSSSHPSFPPLAVMDRLDGGLQHHHERDGGMRGGGRDGGMDSGMYLGPGSSQEGLSPCHLKKAKLMFFYARYPSSNTLKTYFPDVKVLHTPSSNTLKTYFPDVKVLHTHSSNTLKTYFPDVKVLHKPSSNTLKTYFPDVKVLHTHSSNTLKTYFPDVKVLHTHSSNTLKTYFPDVKFNRCVTSQLIKWFSNFREFFYIQMERFARQAARDGAPCLGRDSRETPLRLGRDTELYRILNMHYNKSNDYQIPDRFVEIAELALREFYTAIQTGRDSDPCWKKSIYKIVCKLDSPVPDSFRLPGCPMG, encoded by the exons ATGGATTCCCCTTCTGATCTGTTTGGTCGTCAGTCCTCCCTGATTTCTCCCTTTGACCcgtaccctaacccctccactgCCCTTGACCTCCCCAGACACCTCACACCCTCTGGAGGGGGACACGGTGCACCCTACCCTGGAGCCAACCTCTCCTCCCAACCCCCCTACCCCCTCATTCACCACCTGCTGCAGCCTGGTGGAGCCCCCATGAGGTCCAAGGGGCAATTACACCTAGACAGATATAACAGGGAAgaagaagggatggagggagaggaagaagaggaggggatGTGTGGACGGTTGGTAGGGGTGGGGGGGAAGAGGCTGAGCGGCGACTGGAGTTATGACATGATGAGAGTGAAGCGATTGAGACTGGAGAGTCTAGttaaaggagatggagagataggcttagaggaagaagaagaagaggaggagaaagggagaaggcgtgcggagagggggaacagggagaaagggagggaggggaggagaagggagagagaggagctgaagGAACAGTTGGAAGAGGCGAGAGGAAGACTGAAGGCCTTGCAGGAGAAAGTATGGAAAGCATTCGGAGAGAGATCCgctcaggaggaggagaggaggtggagcggAGGAGAGCAGGAAGAGGATGGTGACGGAGAGATGtacaaagaggaagaggagacggCAAAAGGGATCACTGAAGAAGAAGTGGAAGAGGAGGTGGGAGAAATAGAGGATCTCTCTCTGCCCTtcatcccctcttctccccatTTCCATGGCATCGCTAAACAAGACCGAAAAGCCAGGGATCACGAGCAAAGGAGTGAAGAACAGAGGAACGTGAATGGAGGAGGTGGGGTGTTTTTGGAGGGGGTTCTGAAGAGGGCGGCAGTGTGGATGGGGTGTGGGGTGGTGAGGGGGGAGTGGGAGCGTTTTGGAGGGGAACAGAAGTTTGCCCAAGCTTTGAAACAGGAACTGGGAAGCGCTGTAGCTCGAGTCATCGATAGGGTCCTTCGTCTATACACCCAAAAcgaacctctacctccctccattcatcctTCCACCCTGTCACCCGGAGAGGCAGGGAACGAGGGAGGAGTGTGggcagacctgagagagagacgggggggaggTTTAGCAACACACGACCAACCTCCCCACTCAAACAGAGCTCCGCCCCCCCACCAGGAACAATCTGAAGCGTTGCCATTGATTACCCGTCGCCCCGACAACCGTCGAAACCATCTTCTACCCCCCAACAACCACCCTAACAACCTAACTAAAAACCCTTTTCTTCCTCCTcactccttcccccctctctgccAGCCTCACCCCCCTCACCATCACACCCACCCCGCCCTCCTCCCCCCCAACTCTCGTCATAAggactcctcccccttcctcgcaccctcctcctgcccgctccccctcccccttctccactACACCATGCAACAGCTCTtcactcgttctctctctcaccttcatcCTCTCCACAAAGGGGGCGTTATGAATTCTGATGCTTACATGGAGGGGAACCCTTTCCCCCGccacctcaccccctcctcctcttcctctcatccctccttccctcccctcgcTGTGATGGATCGGCTGGATGGAGGGCTGCAACATCATcatgagagggatggagggatgagaggaggaggaagggacgGTGGGATGGATTCTGGGATGTACCTCGGTCCGGGTTCA TCTCAGGAGGGTTTGTCTCCCTGTCATCTGAAGAAAGCCAAGCTAATGTTCTTCTATGCTCGATACCCCAGCTCTAACACACTCAAGACTTACTTCCCTGATGTCAAGGTATTACACACACCCAGCTCTAACACACTCAAGACTTACTTCCCTGATGTCaaggtattacacacacacagctctaacaCACTCAAGACTTACTTCCCTGATGTCAAGGTATTACACAAACCCAGCTCTAACACACTCAAGACTTACTTCCCTGATGTCaaggtattacacacacacagctctaacaCACTCAAGACTTACTTCCCTGATGTCaaggtattacacacacacagctctaacaCACTCAAGACTTACTTCCCTGATGTCAAG TTCAACCGCTGCGTGACCTCCCAGCTCATCAAGTGGTTCAGTAACTTCCGTGAGTTCTTCTACATCCAGATGGAGCGCTTCGCCAGGCAGGCTGCCCGCGACGGTGCACCCTGCCTGGggagagatagcagagagaccCCCCTACGCCTGGGTCGGGACACTGAGCTCTATCGCATACTGAACATGCATTATAACAAGAGCAACGACTACCAA attccTGACAGGTTTGTGGAGATAGCAGAGTTAGCACTGAGAGAGTTCTACACGGCGATACAGACTGGAAGAGATAGTGACCCCTGCTGGAAAAAATCCATCTACAAGATTGTCTGTAAACTAGACAGCCCTGTTCCGGATAGTTTTAGGCTGCCTGGCTGTCCAATgggctga